In Parasphingorhabdus halotolerans, a single window of DNA contains:
- a CDS encoding DEAD/DEAH box helicase codes for MKFADLGLSDELLKSIADAGYDEPTPIQAQAIPPVLMMKDIIGIAQTGTGKTASFVLPMIDILAHGRSRARMPRSLILEPTRELAAQVAENFEKYGKHHNLSMALLIGGVSMGDQIKDLEKGVDVLIATPGRLMDLFERGRILMSGCELLVIDEADRMLDMGFIPDIEEICSKLPATRQTMLFSATMPPPIKKLSDQFLNNPKYIEVSRPATANTSIEQSIINIAPKAKRKLLYDILDNEGVDTAIIFCNRKTEVRDLCESMRKDGFDAGQIHGDMDQSSRLAELERFKSGDINILCASDVAARGLDIKGVSHVVNYDIPWHPDDYIHRIGRTGRAGATGIAITFVTNRDAEHVDSIEKLTGMKLPVRDAKSIKSGKKPAAKHDGKPKDAGKNKFEKPAKKPVETDHDRKPEKSEQPYEAKSETAKPVKARSEKASRKPAPALATPVEDEDSEGWNGPVPGFLDAKLNR; via the coding sequence ATGAAATTTGCCGACCTCGGCCTCTCCGACGAACTTTTGAAATCCATAGCGGATGCCGGCTATGATGAGCCAACGCCCATCCAGGCGCAGGCCATTCCTCCGGTTCTGATGATGAAGGATATTATCGGTATTGCGCAAACCGGCACGGGCAAGACCGCCAGTTTCGTGCTGCCGATGATCGATATTCTGGCGCACGGACGTTCGCGGGCAAGAATGCCGCGTTCGCTGATTCTGGAACCAACGCGCGAACTGGCAGCGCAAGTCGCAGAGAATTTCGAGAAATATGGCAAGCATCATAATCTCAGCATGGCCTTGCTGATCGGCGGTGTTTCGATGGGTGACCAGATCAAGGATCTGGAAAAGGGCGTGGATGTTTTAATCGCCACTCCGGGGCGGTTGATGGACTTGTTCGAACGCGGACGCATCCTGATGTCGGGTTGTGAATTGCTTGTGATCGACGAGGCAGACCGAATGCTCGATATGGGATTTATTCCCGATATCGAGGAAATTTGCTCCAAGCTGCCGGCAACCCGTCAGACGATGCTGTTTTCCGCGACGATGCCACCGCCGATTAAAAAACTCTCCGACCAGTTTCTCAACAATCCCAAATATATCGAAGTGTCGCGACCGGCGACGGCCAATACGTCTATCGAACAGTCGATCATCAACATCGCGCCAAAAGCCAAGCGCAAGCTGCTCTATGATATTCTCGACAATGAAGGCGTCGATACGGCAATCATCTTTTGCAACCGCAAAACCGAAGTCCGTGATTTGTGCGAGAGCATGCGCAAGGATGGTTTTGATGCCGGGCAAATTCACGGCGACATGGACCAGAGCTCGCGGTTGGCGGAACTGGAGCGATTCAAGTCTGGTGACATCAACATATTATGTGCCTCTGACGTCGCAGCGCGCGGACTCGACATCAAGGGTGTGAGCCATGTCGTGAACTACGATATTCCCTGGCATCCCGATGATTATATCCACCGGATTGGCCGGACAGGGCGCGCAGGCGCAACGGGCATTGCGATCACGTTCGTTACCAATCGCGATGCCGAGCATGTTGATAGTATCGAGAAACTGACGGGCATGAAATTGCCGGTGCGTGATGCCAAATCGATCAAATCCGGTAAGAAGCCAGCGGCGAAGCACGATGGCAAGCCCAAGGATGCTGGCAAGAACAAGTTTGAAAAACCAGCCAAGAAACCGGTTGAAACAGATCATGATCGTAAACCGGAAAAATCAGAACAGCCGTATGAGGCAAAATCTGAAACTGCAAAACCGGTAAAGGCCAGATCTGAAAAAGCCAGCCGGAAACCTGCGCCGGCACTGGCGACTCCTGTCGAGGATGAAGATTCCGAAGGTTGGAACGGTCCGGTTCCCGGTTTTCTGGATGCCAAACTCAATCGGTAA
- a CDS encoding sigma-54-dependent transcriptional regulator has product MAQNGTKLLLLIDDEPAQCRLISALASRAGFRTIFARDAETAIATLGTQDGMMLDAIILDHWVPGSEATELITELRARRPALPILMLTAVGSIEEAVDAVRAGATDYLIKPVAPELLLQALTAAVVVSKDIGELRPLTEKISVPLAFEEIVGAAPAFRAALAIAAKAARARVPVLVEGEGGVGKEVIADAIHAASPRAKLPMLKINCGAITGNLLDSILFGHEKGAFTGAFDRKIGLLQQAEGGTIFLDEVDRIPQETQVRLLRFLKSSEIQPLGSPNSFQLDVRIIAATNRKLAREVKKERFREDLYYQLNVVGLTIPPLKERTGDIPALARHFLSRLALQPGLRSLGITDEALNLLRSYSWPGNVRQLQSVLFRAAVMCDRDALTCDEFPQIATFVAESGDADPHLLSSPEGIGITLYAQDGNLRPLEEIEADVIRLAIGHYRGRMTEVARRLGIGRSTLYRKLADLGIDNAA; this is encoded by the coding sequence ATGGCGCAAAACGGCACTAAATTACTGCTGCTGATCGACGATGAGCCCGCGCAATGCCGGCTAATTTCGGCGCTGGCCTCGCGCGCCGGGTTCCGCACGATTTTTGCCCGCGATGCCGAAACAGCGATTGCCACGCTGGGTACGCAAGATGGCATGATGCTTGATGCGATCATATTGGACCATTGGGTGCCGGGATCAGAAGCCACGGAACTCATCACCGAATTGCGCGCGCGTCGCCCTGCGTTGCCGATATTGATGCTCACTGCTGTGGGTTCCATTGAAGAAGCGGTGGATGCCGTCCGCGCCGGAGCCACCGATTATCTGATCAAGCCGGTTGCGCCGGAATTGCTGCTGCAGGCGCTGACCGCAGCAGTAGTCGTGTCCAAAGACATCGGCGAGCTGCGCCCGTTGACCGAGAAAATTTCGGTCCCGCTGGCGTTTGAAGAAATTGTCGGTGCCGCGCCCGCGTTCCGCGCTGCTCTCGCGATTGCCGCCAAAGCGGCGCGTGCCCGCGTGCCGGTGCTGGTTGAAGGCGAAGGCGGGGTTGGCAAGGAAGTGATCGCCGATGCTATCCATGCCGCCAGCCCGCGCGCCAAGCTGCCGATGCTAAAAATAAACTGCGGCGCGATCACCGGGAACTTGCTCGATTCGATCCTGTTCGGCCATGAAAAAGGCGCGTTTACCGGGGCGTTTGACCGCAAAATCGGTTTGCTACAACAGGCCGAAGGTGGCACAATATTCTTGGACGAAGTGGACCGGATTCCGCAGGAAACTCAGGTGCGCTTGCTGCGATTCCTGAAATCTTCAGAAATCCAGCCATTGGGCAGTCCGAACAGTTTCCAGCTCGATGTGCGGATTATCGCAGCGACCAATCGCAAACTGGCACGGGAAGTCAAAAAAGAGCGTTTTCGCGAAGATCTCTATTATCAACTCAATGTAGTCGGCCTTACTATTCCGCCGCTGAAAGAACGTACCGGCGATATTCCGGCATTGGCGCGGCATTTCCTCTCACGCCTCGCCTTGCAGCCAGGCCTCCGTAGCCTTGGGATAACCGACGAAGCGCTGAATCTACTCCGCAGCTATAGCTGGCCGGGCAATGTCCGCCAGCTGCAGAGCGTATTGTTCCGCGCAGCCGTCATGTGTGACCGCGACGCACTGACCTGTGATGAATTTCCACAAATCGCGACTTTTGTCGCAGAATCCGGTGATGCTGATCCGCATTTGCTCAGCAGTCCCGAAGGCATTGGTATTACCTTATATGCACAAGACGGGAACTTGCGACCACTGGAAGAAATAGAGGCCGATGTGATCCGCCTTGCCATTGGCCATTATCGCGGCCGGATGACGGAAGTCGCACGGCGTCTGGGCATTGGCCGCTCAACGCTCTATCGCAAGCTGGCTGATCTGGGCATCGACAACGCGGCTTGA
- a CDS encoding SapC family protein yields MASAPQQQALPMFYKDLVPLNSNDHKKWKVKGFDNAAFMQSQHAIPITIDEFASAGRNYPIVFSTGENTVPLILMGLNEGVNTFMDDDGKFNQPAYVPAYVRRYPFLLAKLRPDADELSLCFDPTTEALGEYKEGDPLFDKDQPTDTTKGILEFCEQFEQAGQRTGQFMEELNKMDLLMEGEVSIQQTGVEKPYVYRGFKMVNEEKLRDLRGDELRKINQNGILPLIYSHLFSLQIMREVFAKQVEAGKVPQVTEAPAVPS; encoded by the coding sequence ATGGCCAGCGCGCCCCAACAACAAGCTTTACCCATGTTCTACAAAGACCTGGTGCCGCTCAACAGCAATGATCACAAAAAATGGAAAGTGAAAGGCTTTGATAATGCCGCTTTCATGCAAAGCCAGCATGCCATTCCGATCACTATTGATGAATTTGCCAGCGCCGGACGCAACTACCCAATCGTCTTCTCGACCGGGGAGAATACTGTCCCCTTGATATTGATGGGCCTCAACGAAGGCGTAAACACTTTCATGGACGATGACGGCAAGTTCAATCAGCCAGCCTATGTGCCCGCTTATGTTCGCCGCTATCCATTCCTGCTCGCCAAATTGCGCCCGGATGCTGACGAGCTATCGCTTTGCTTTGATCCGACAACAGAAGCACTTGGCGAGTACAAAGAAGGCGATCCGCTGTTCGACAAAGATCAGCCGACTGACACCACCAAAGGTATTTTGGAATTTTGCGAGCAGTTCGAACAAGCTGGTCAGCGCACCGGCCAGTTCATGGAAGAGCTTAATAAAATGGATCTGCTGATGGAAGGTGAAGTTTCGATTCAGCAAACCGGAGTCGAAAAACCTTATGTCTATCGCGGTTTCAAGATGGTGAACGAAGAAAAATTGCGTGATTTGCGTGGCGATGAACTGCGTAAGATCAACCAGAACGGCATACTGCCGCTTATCTATTCGCATCTCTTCTCGCTGCAGATCATGCGTGAAGTTTTTGCCAAGCAGGTGGAAGCCGGCAAAGTGCCTCAGGTAACTGAAGCGCCCGCCGTCCCTAGCTAG
- the plsX gene encoding phosphate acyltransferase PlsX has protein sequence MRPRIAIDAMGGDVGPRVMVAGAALARHRHEGFQFLFVGDETQIRDALKDHPNLAAASEVLHAEDVVSADAKPSQALRGSKKTSMGLAVNAVKAGDVSAAVSAGNTGALMAISKLALRTMPGIDRPALAALLPTLKDTDVVMLDLGANAECDSRNLVQFSVMGAAYSKIMHGFEKPSVKLLNIGTEDAKGTGTIQDAAEALRSAKGLSLDFRGFTEADKISTGEVDVIVTDGFSGNVALKALEGTARFVTDLLKRSFRSSLRSKFGFLISRPATEMLRGHLDPNNHNGAVFLGLNGVVVKSHGSADEKGVANAVEVAARLVEDSILERISEEISKIGQSTPAAAAAK, from the coding sequence ATGAGGCCGCGAATCGCAATTGACGCGATGGGCGGTGATGTTGGCCCGCGCGTTATGGTGGCAGGTGCTGCCCTGGCCCGCCATCGTCATGAAGGCTTTCAATTCTTGTTTGTTGGCGATGAAACCCAGATCAGGGATGCGCTCAAAGATCATCCTAATCTTGCCGCTGCTTCCGAAGTTTTGCATGCCGAAGATGTTGTTTCGGCAGATGCCAAGCCCAGCCAGGCGCTGCGCGGCTCCAAAAAAACATCCATGGGTCTGGCGGTAAACGCCGTAAAGGCCGGCGACGTGAGCGCGGCTGTTAGTGCTGGTAACACCGGCGCTTTGATGGCGATTTCCAAACTTGCGTTACGCACCATGCCCGGCATCGACCGGCCTGCATTGGCCGCATTGCTGCCGACTTTGAAGGACACGGATGTCGTGATGCTGGATCTGGGCGCAAATGCCGAATGTGACAGCCGCAATCTGGTTCAGTTCTCGGTCATGGGCGCAGCCTATAGCAAGATTATGCACGGATTTGAAAAACCCAGCGTCAAGCTGCTGAATATTGGCACCGAAGACGCCAAGGGCACAGGCACGATCCAAGATGCCGCAGAGGCACTGCGCAGTGCAAAAGGCTTGAGCCTGGACTTTCGGGGTTTTACCGAAGCGGACAAGATTTCTACCGGCGAGGTCGATGTTATTGTGACCGACGGATTCTCGGGCAATGTGGCCTTAAAAGCACTGGAAGGAACGGCACGGTTTGTGACGGACCTTCTCAAGCGCAGTTTTCGCAGTTCACTCCGTTCAAAATTCGGCTTTCTGATTTCTCGTCCGGCCACCGAGATGCTCCGTGGCCATCTGGATCCCAATAATCACAATGGCGCCGTATTTTTGGGCCTTAACGGCGTCGTCGTAAAAAGCCATGGCAGCGCCGATGAAAAAGGCGTGGCCAATGCGGTCGAAGTCGCGGCACGACTGGTTGAGGATAGTATTTTGGAACGGATCAGTGAAGAAATTTCCAAAATTGGTCAATCAACGCCAGCGGCAGCAGCAGCGAAGTGA
- a CDS encoding response regulator yields the protein MIRILLAEDETAMREHLTRALQKANYEVVAVDRGTAAIPLLEAQEFDLLLTDIVMPEMDGIELAQQCATLSPGTQVMFITGFSGVTLRAGESVPKAKILSKPFHLRDLVLEVQRMFEPDSISDLN from the coding sequence ATGATTAGAATTCTCCTGGCAGAAGATGAAACCGCCATGCGGGAGCACCTTACCCGTGCCCTTCAGAAAGCCAATTATGAAGTCGTGGCGGTGGATCGCGGCACCGCTGCAATTCCGTTGTTGGAAGCGCAGGAGTTTGATTTGTTGCTCACCGATATTGTGATGCCAGAAATGGATGGAATTGAGCTGGCCCAGCAATGTGCGACGCTTTCCCCCGGCACGCAGGTGATGTTCATCACCGGATTTTCGGGTGTCACCTTGCGTGCCGGAGAATCCGTTCCCAAGGCCAAAATTCTTTCAAAACCATTCCACTTGCGAGATCTCGTTCTGGAAGTTCAGCGGATGTTTGAACCCGATAGTATCAGCGACCTGAATTAA
- a CDS encoding MOSC domain-containing protein encodes MGSVVSVNRDKLHQFSKASGRQITLVTGKGVLGDAHCGETVQHRSRVAKDPSQPNLRQVHLIHEELFAELREKGFAIAPGDLGENITTRNIDLLGLPRGTKLKIGADAIIEITGLRNPCLQLDRFSKGLMQAVLSRDENSQLIRKAGVMAIVERGGTISIGDQINLELPPAPRIALNVV; translated from the coding sequence ATGGGTTCCGTCGTTTCCGTAAATCGCGACAAGCTCCATCAATTTAGCAAGGCCAGCGGACGGCAAATCACACTTGTGACCGGCAAAGGTGTGTTGGGCGATGCCCATTGCGGGGAAACCGTTCAACATCGCTCGAGAGTTGCCAAAGACCCAAGCCAACCCAATCTCCGGCAAGTGCACCTCATCCACGAAGAGCTATTTGCCGAGCTGCGCGAGAAGGGTTTTGCAATCGCGCCGGGTGACCTTGGCGAGAATATAACTACCCGGAACATCGATTTGTTGGGATTACCCCGTGGTACGAAACTGAAAATCGGAGCCGATGCGATCATTGAAATCACCGGGTTGCGCAATCCATGCCTGCAACTTGACCGGTTCTCCAAAGGCTTGATGCAAGCGGTGCTTAGTCGCGACGAAAATAGTCAACTCATCCGAAAAGCCGGAGTGATGGCGATTGTGGAAAGGGGTGGAACAATTTCCATCGGCGACCAGATCAACTTGGAATTGCCGCCCGCCCCTCGTATCGCACTCAACGTGGTCTAG
- a CDS encoding beta-ketoacyl-ACP synthase III, which yields MTDQAAIRAVIKGTGSALPRTRVSNAELAKRVDTSDEWIVERTGIKFRHIAEHDETTSSLATQAAQRALDAAGMAACDIDLIVLATATPDQTFPATATTVQENLGCNGCVAFDVAAVCSGFLYALSVAESMIRAGSARNAIVIGAETFSRILDWEDRTTCVLFGDGAGAIILSAEAGEKGVLATRLHADGAHNQLLYVDGGAGTTGTVGKLRMKGPEVFRHAVVNLSSVLKEVLAESGESIDDVDWVVPHQANERILDATARKLKLSPDKVIKTVDQHANTSAASVPLALDTAVRDGRVKSGDLLVLEAMGGGFTWGASVIRY from the coding sequence GTGACGGACCAGGCCGCTATACGCGCGGTCATTAAAGGCACGGGCTCGGCTTTGCCCCGGACACGGGTTTCCAACGCAGAGCTTGCGAAGCGGGTTGACACCTCTGACGAATGGATCGTTGAGCGGACGGGTATCAAGTTCCGCCATATCGCCGAGCATGATGAAACGACCTCCAGTCTGGCGACACAAGCGGCGCAAAGGGCGCTGGATGCTGCTGGTATGGCGGCATGCGACATTGATTTAATCGTGCTAGCGACCGCTACGCCGGATCAGACTTTCCCGGCAACGGCGACAACCGTGCAGGAAAATCTGGGTTGCAATGGCTGCGTGGCTTTTGACGTAGCGGCGGTCTGCTCCGGCTTTTTATATGCCCTGTCGGTCGCAGAAAGCATGATCCGGGCAGGTAGCGCGCGTAACGCGATCGTCATCGGCGCAGAAACATTCAGCCGGATACTGGATTGGGAAGACCGGACGACATGCGTGTTATTCGGAGATGGTGCCGGTGCGATCATCTTGTCGGCGGAAGCAGGCGAAAAGGGCGTTCTTGCGACGCGATTGCATGCTGATGGTGCGCACAATCAACTGCTCTATGTCGACGGGGGTGCTGGAACGACCGGTACCGTCGGAAAATTGCGGATGAAGGGGCCGGAAGTATTCCGCCATGCTGTGGTCAACCTGTCGTCGGTTTTGAAAGAAGTGCTGGCGGAGTCTGGCGAATCTATTGACGATGTCGATTGGGTTGTGCCTCATCAGGCCAATGAGCGGATATTGGACGCCACAGCAAGAAAACTCAAATTATCTCCCGACAAGGTTATCAAGACGGTTGATCAACATGCCAACACCTCTGCTGCTTCGGTCCCGCTTGCGCTTGATACCGCAGTGCGTGATGGCCGTGTTAAATCGGGCGATCTGCTGGTTCTGGAAGCAATGGGTGGCGGCTTTACCTGGGGCGCAAGCGTCATTCGTTATTAG
- a CDS encoding cytochrome b produces the protein MNQRSNYSTTAIWFHWIIAILIITNIGLAEFTEDMSREARGPYMDYHKAIGITILFLSIGRLGWRLGHKPPPLPANMPGWQTLLSKISHVLFYVLMIGLPIGGWLWMSTYPAPFSYFGLFEVPMLPVEGNKALGEALHEGHKLGGKIMLGLVVLHLLAVAKHHLVDKHNLLARMWPG, from the coding sequence ATGAACCAGCGCAGTAACTATAGCACCACAGCAATATGGTTTCACTGGATTATTGCGATTTTGATTATAACCAATATCGGACTTGCCGAATTTACCGAGGATATGAGCCGCGAAGCACGCGGCCCCTATATGGACTATCATAAAGCCATCGGGATCACGATTTTGTTTCTGTCGATTGGACGACTCGGGTGGCGGCTCGGCCATAAACCACCACCGTTGCCCGCGAATATGCCGGGTTGGCAGACGTTACTCTCCAAAATTAGCCATGTATTATTTTATGTGTTGATGATTGGCCTGCCAATCGGTGGCTGGTTGTGGATGTCCACCTATCCCGCCCCGTTCAGCTATTTTGGGTTGTTTGAGGTGCCGATGCTTCCGGTCGAAGGAAACAAGGCGTTGGGCGAGGCGCTGCACGAAGGGCATAAGCTGGGCGGGAAAATCATGCTTGGTTTGGTCGTTTTGCATCTGCTGGCCGTCGCGAAGCATCATCTGGTTGATAAACATAACCTTCTCGCCCGTATGTGGCCTGGGTAG
- a CDS encoding FAD-binding oxidoreductase, which translates to MSDSRDWLQEISACVGPKGLTMDAEDMAPWLTDWRGRYTGSAQALVSPASTREVAQVVKIANAHAIAIVPQGGNSGMVGGATPDQSGESIILSLRRMNTIRSVSPCDQLAVCDAGVILQNFHEALAEHGQRFPLTLGGKGSATIGGLVSTNAGGTQVLRHGTMRSLVAGIEAVLPDGSILNSLAALKKDNRGYDLKQLLIGGEGTLGIVTAATLKTVPALVDRCVTWVGVKTPQAAYALFQFLNARESQSLEGFEIIPATCLDSVLEHIPGTRAPLAQPSAWNVLIEITRDQHDATDPRITAETLLEKAFEENLAQDAAFASNETQAEAFWKIRDSIAEAERAAGPALQHDISVPISKMADFITESTPIMEAKFPGTEVAAFGHMGDGNVHYHVKAPPGAAGTGWTLEYAAKITPMVHDLVVAAGGSISAEHGIGQNKRAELGRLSDKAQLLALQAIKSAIDPKNIMNPGKLVPLASEQRAS; encoded by the coding sequence ATGTCTGATAGCCGGGACTGGCTGCAAGAAATATCCGCCTGTGTCGGGCCCAAGGGCCTGACAATGGATGCCGAGGATATGGCACCCTGGCTGACCGACTGGCGTGGAAGATATACCGGATCGGCCCAGGCTCTGGTGTCCCCGGCATCGACGCGGGAAGTCGCTCAAGTCGTCAAAATTGCCAATGCGCATGCAATCGCGATTGTCCCGCAAGGCGGGAATAGCGGCATGGTCGGCGGCGCTACGCCGGATCAAAGCGGCGAATCGATAATCCTATCGCTGCGCCGGATGAACACTATCCGCAGTGTTAGCCCGTGCGATCAGCTCGCGGTTTGCGATGCCGGCGTCATCCTGCAAAATTTTCACGAAGCACTGGCGGAGCACGGCCAGCGCTTCCCGCTGACTTTGGGCGGCAAAGGCTCTGCAACCATAGGAGGGTTGGTATCGACGAACGCAGGCGGTACACAGGTGCTGCGCCACGGCACAATGCGATCGCTGGTTGCCGGTATCGAAGCCGTCTTGCCCGACGGCAGTATATTGAACAGCCTGGCAGCGCTCAAAAAAGACAATCGCGGTTATGATCTCAAACAGCTGCTTATCGGCGGTGAAGGCACTTTGGGCATTGTAACTGCCGCGACGCTGAAAACCGTTCCCGCGCTGGTTGATCGCTGTGTCACATGGGTCGGCGTGAAGACGCCACAGGCGGCCTATGCGCTGTTCCAGTTTCTCAACGCTCGCGAAAGCCAGTCGCTGGAAGGGTTTGAAATCATCCCGGCGACTTGCCTTGACTCGGTTCTGGAGCATATTCCCGGCACCAGAGCGCCGCTCGCGCAGCCGTCTGCGTGGAATGTATTAATCGAGATAACGCGCGACCAGCACGACGCGACTGATCCCCGAATCACTGCCGAAACTTTGCTGGAAAAAGCGTTTGAAGAGAATCTTGCGCAAGACGCAGCCTTTGCATCCAACGAAACCCAGGCCGAGGCCTTCTGGAAAATTCGCGATTCAATCGCTGAAGCCGAACGCGCGGCCGGGCCCGCCCTGCAACATGACATCAGCGTTCCGATCAGTAAAATGGCAGATTTTATCACCGAATCGACGCCCATCATGGAAGCAAAATTCCCCGGCACCGAAGTGGCTGCCTTTGGCCATATGGGTGACGGCAACGTGCATTATCATGTCAAAGCGCCACCCGGCGCGGCTGGCACCGGCTGGACTCTGGAATATGCGGCCAAGATAACGCCGATGGTTCATGATCTCGTCGTAGCAGCGGGCGGCTCTATTTCAGCCGAACATGGCATCGGTCAAAACAAGCGGGCCGAACTTGGCCGATTGTCTGACAAAGCCCAGCTACTGGCCTTACAGGCGATAAAATCTGCTATTGATCCCAAGAATATTATGAATCCAGGCAAACTAGTTCCCCTTGCGTCAGAACAGCGAGCCTCTTAA
- a CDS encoding N-formylglutamate amidohydrolase, with protein MKQNDETNGNYGQLTGVATDVKPFSDFNIDKLQYPVLLSVPHAGRVYPQAIMDNLAVPAKSLLRLEDRYADRLITGAVEAGFAAIVAHKPRAWIDLNRSCHEIDPEMVIGLSSKQVPKPSRKVRGGLGLVPRRLTGVGNLWHRKWSWESLERRIDTCHEPYHRHVSGILQKIRLKFGCAMLLDVHSMPPLDHPDDQNSNPQIIIGDRFGRSAGSRFSELAMGHFSRAGLRSTLNHPYAGGYILERHSAPDNNIHAIQLEIDRSCYLDGSLQEPGAGLSAMIGHVAVLAEKLADQINGQFLLAAAE; from the coding sequence ATGAAGCAAAATGATGAAACGAACGGCAATTACGGCCAGCTAACCGGGGTCGCAACCGACGTGAAGCCATTTTCCGACTTTAACATCGACAAGCTGCAATATCCTGTTTTGCTGAGTGTTCCGCATGCCGGACGCGTGTATCCCCAGGCGATCATGGATAACCTGGCCGTCCCGGCAAAAAGTCTGCTGCGGCTTGAGGACCGCTATGCGGACCGACTAATTACCGGTGCTGTCGAGGCGGGTTTCGCCGCTATTGTCGCTCATAAACCGCGCGCATGGATCGATCTCAATCGTAGCTGCCATGAAATTGATCCCGAGATGGTGATCGGCCTTTCATCAAAGCAGGTGCCCAAGCCAAGCCGGAAAGTACGCGGGGGGTTGGGCCTGGTGCCGCGTCGATTAACCGGAGTTGGCAATTTATGGCATCGCAAATGGAGTTGGGAGAGCCTCGAAAGGCGGATCGACACTTGCCACGAACCGTATCATCGGCATGTATCCGGAATTCTGCAAAAGATTCGCTTGAAATTTGGCTGCGCCATGCTGCTTGATGTGCACAGCATGCCGCCGCTTGATCATCCGGACGACCAAAACAGCAACCCGCAAATTATCATTGGTGACCGTTTCGGGCGAAGCGCCGGGTCGCGTTTTTCGGAGCTGGCGATGGGACATTTCAGTCGAGCTGGATTGCGCTCCACGCTCAACCATCCCTATGCTGGCGGCTATATATTGGAGCGCCATAGCGCGCCGGATAATAATATCCATGCGATTCAGCTTGAAATCGACCGGAGCTGCTATCTTGATGGAAGCCTTCAGGAACCGGGTGCCGGATTATCAGCCATGATCGGGCACGTCGCGGTTTTGGCAGAAAAACTGGCTGACCAGATCAACGGTCAATTTTTGCTTGCTGCGGCTGAGTAA
- a CDS encoding helix-turn-helix domain-containing protein gives MGHINISTHSVSSQFLYRAFQSAQALGARKPVLLAALDLEESALRNPLRRFDMSSISAFCNAASHELGDPAIYDAIGHQMLPQGFSDIGYSAVFEQNFVKAVKWMIGAYHIVGSDQENTEIFGIEKQPEAERLIWNIPGVASPEFLHIVFANVFHFGEMLSSGRFQTVRAIYFKHSQPPHFAGIGTTGATNHIPCYFNAPQSYLEYYPGVLGQPNQMENRGIVSARKNQRADFQPIDHDTLSLARLSYYYLIYLLDKPGLNLDAAAQSFQVAERTMRRKLLAEGASFRQILENARRDTCQLYFLENTRSLGEIAAKLGYSELSAFTRAYTAWHGNPPSRDARSPRALAA, from the coding sequence ATGGGGCATATCAACATATCAACACATTCAGTTTCATCGCAGTTTTTATACCGGGCATTTCAGAGCGCGCAGGCATTAGGTGCACGAAAGCCGGTTTTGCTTGCAGCGCTTGATCTTGAAGAATCGGCTTTGCGCAACCCTCTCCGCCGTTTTGATATGTCGAGCATATCGGCTTTTTGTAACGCCGCCTCGCACGAGCTGGGTGATCCGGCAATTTATGATGCAATCGGACACCAAATGTTGCCGCAGGGTTTCTCCGATATTGGCTATTCCGCCGTATTTGAACAAAATTTTGTGAAAGCGGTCAAATGGATGATCGGGGCTTATCACATCGTCGGTAGCGATCAGGAAAATACCGAAATATTCGGCATTGAAAAGCAGCCAGAAGCAGAGCGTCTAATATGGAATATCCCCGGTGTCGCCTCACCGGAATTCCTGCATATAGTTTTCGCAAATGTGTTTCACTTTGGCGAAATGCTCTCATCCGGTCGTTTCCAGACCGTTCGCGCGATATATTTCAAGCATTCCCAACCGCCACATTTCGCCGGCATTGGCACCACAGGTGCAACGAATCATATTCCCTGCTATTTTAACGCACCGCAAAGCTATCTGGAATATTATCCCGGCGTTTTGGGGCAGCCCAATCAGATGGAAAATCGCGGGATTGTTTCTGCGAGAAAGAACCAGCGCGCCGATTTCCAACCGATCGATCACGATACACTGTCGCTGGCTCGGTTGAGCTACTATTATCTGATATATCTTCTGGACAAGCCGGGTCTTAATCTTGACGCAGCCGCTCAAAGCTTTCAGGTGGCCGAGCGAACAATGCGGCGAAAACTTCTCGCAGAAGGTGCATCATTTCGGCAGATTCTGGAAAATGCGCGGCGGGATACGTGCCAGTTATATTTTCTCGAAAACACCCGCTCGTTGGGCGAGATTGCGGCTAAGCTTGGTTATAGTGAGCTCAGTGCATTTACGCGTGCTTACACCGCTTGGCATGGCAATCCACCGAGCCGCGATGCACGCTCCCCAAGAGCATTGGCTGCGTAA